The following coding sequences lie in one Silene latifolia isolate original U9 population chromosome 5, ASM4854445v1, whole genome shotgun sequence genomic window:
- the LOC141657301 gene encoding two-component response regulator ORR3, translating to MGMAAEPQFHVLAVDDSLIDRKLIERLLKTSSYQVTTVDSGNKALEFLGLQDDQPSVSPDNNHQEVVEVNLIITDYCMPGMTGYDLLKKVKESSLFRNIPVVIMSSENVPSRINRCLEEGAEEFFLKPVRLSDVHRLRPHMLRAFGGQQHQQNVLEECHKPDLKQQPPPPPPPPPQPPQIRLEEQNLAEESRKPELILEQQSNNKRKSMEEGLSPDRTRPRYNGLTTVI from the exons ATGGGAATGGCAGCTGAACCACAATTTCATGTATTAGCAGTTGATGATAGTTTGATAGATAGAAAACTTATTGAAAGACTTCTCAAAACTTCTTCTTACCAAG TTACTACAGTTGATTCTGGTAATAAAGCACTGGAATTTCTGGGTTTGCAAGATGATCAACCTTCTGTTTCTCCTGATAATAATCACCAG GAAGTAGTAGAAGTGAATCTAATAATTACAGACTACTGTATGCCTGGAATGACTGGTTATGATTTGCTGAAAAAAGTCAAG GAATCGTCTTTGTTCAGGAACATACCTGTAGTTATCATGTCGTCCGAGAATGTCCCTTCGAGGATTAACAG ATGTTTGGAGGAAGGAGCAGAAGAATTCTTCCTTAAACCAGTGCGGCTATCAGATGTACATAGGCTTCGGCCTCATATGTTGAGAGCCTTTGGTGGGCAACAACATCAGCAAAACGTACTCGAAGAATGTCATAAACCCGACCtaaaacaacaaccaccaccaccaccaccaccaccaccgcaaccaccaCAGATAAGGTTAGAAGAGCAAAATTTGGCTGAAGAATCTCGGAAACCCGAGCTAATATTAGAACAACAGAGCAATAACAAAAGAAAGTCCATGGAAGAAGGGCTATCACCAGATAGAACAAGACCTAGATATAATGGTCTCACCACTGTAATTTGA